The Penicillium digitatum chromosome 6, complete sequence genome has a window encoding:
- a CDS encoding Polynucleotidyl transferase, ribonuclease H fold, translating to MIKEFIRWYTSSIQGRLNEDELPTVRTVMDKKNLTADGIIVDQKKEKLNFTRQDFLRTVSSLWQIDHQTFIPGLLKVVILFALQLYLFTGARVGSFIPSSEDKHERGLRYKHIDLVLFPSSTAPWAVGWRVNQVWLKNNRCPQHTVFGIGIRDSNRPQFASGYLLLSLALAHGALFQVSTVDDLAQFDLSNGEIPLRWKTEYLENDICTRAQMLVMPEVARIATAMSCTKELSFDEKLLFVQDLQTRCTRDFYVVYLPNESLIQGVCPAKGCQINIGSLRKCDRSAHIHECVRREKAFDLQVSDSSMRFCYECMEWFLSSQWRDHCDAHLQSWQTQHCEVIIYRHTIIRPGYCPFCLWDPELFAEDSLRYWLRSDNLREHIEGQHLARIRNCQTKPLCGCSQTFHKEERPKKIQFHHYLPPRHEREHCVSEKSSATVPALLSLVGENQEQSSRHSMCDKSSMSSRSNSLELCFSEAGSPLSSGPTTPGLEAIDPRIIEPFEFNKEDARQSCDQAAVQLNSLNLPPEEGEITKMSVSGIEQPQLPTPSFASQPPGHCAVNEANEERKVLQDCLTSMSACDQTVSAEHQCESHLKTQERKKAAMKIYLVLIKPLSAALTDPSLEPRQEPNRLSSIQII from the exons ATGATCAAGGAATTCATCCGCTGGTACACAAGTTCTATTCAAGGACGACTGAACGAGGATGAGCTACCCACGGTGAGAACCGTGA TGGATAAAAAAAACTTGACAGCAGATGGCATCATTGTGGAccaaaagaaggagaagctcAACTTCACAAGGCAGGATTTTCTGAGAACAGTCTCGTCTTTGTGGCAGATAGATCACCAAACATTTATTCCTGGGTTGCTCAAGGTCGTCATCTTGTTCGCTCTTCAACTGTACCTCTTTACTGGAGCAAGAGTCGGATCTTTCATACCCTCCAGCGAGGACAAACATGAAAGGGGTCTTCGATACAAA CATATTGACTTGGTTCTATTCCCATCATCTACGGCTCCTTGGGCGGTGGGATGGAGGGTCAATCAGGTGTGGCTCAAGAATAACCGATGTCCACAACACACTGT ATTCGGGATTGGTATCCGGGACAGCAACAGACCGCAATTTGCGTCGGGCtaccttcttctctccctcgCGCTGGCACACGGTGCTCTCTTTCAGGTAAGCACCGTGGACGATCTAGCACAATTTGATCTTTCAAATGGAGAGATACCTTTGCGATGGAAGACCGAGTACTTGGAAAATGACATTTGCACGCGGGCTCAAATGTTGGTTATGCCAGAGGTTGCGCGAATTGCGACAGCCATGTCCTGCACCAAAGAGCTCTCTTTTGACGAAAAACTTCTTTTTGTCCAAGATCTACAAACACGATGTACCCGTGATTTTTATGTGGTATACCTCCCAAATGAAAGCCTAATTCAAGGGGTTTGTCCTGCAAAAGGTTGCCAAATCAATATTGGAAG TCTGAGGAAATGTGATAGAAGTGCCCACATTCACGAATGTGTCCGCCGTGAGAAAGCTTTTGACCTTCAAGTATCAGATTCAAGCATGCGGTTTTGTTATGAATGCATGGAATGGTTTTTGTCAAGTCAGTGGCGGGACCATTGTGATGCCCATCTCCAGTCATGGCAAACCCAGCACTGCGAAGTAATCATATATCGCCATACCATCATTCGCCCCGGCTACTGCCCCTTTTGCTTATGGGACCCGGAGCTTTTTGCGGAGGACAGTCTGCGATACTGGCTGCGAAGTGATAACCTGAGGGAGCACATTGAAGGGCAGCACTTGGCTAGGATTCGGAATTGTCAGACAAAGCCGCTATGCGGATGCTCTCAAACCTTCCACA aagagGAGCGTCCTAAGAAAATCCAATTCCATCACTACCTACCTCCACGTCATGAACGTGAGCACTGTGTGTCAGAAAAATCATCTGCCACCGTCCCGGCCTTGCTTTCGCTTGTCGGAGAAAATCAGGAACAATCCTCCCGCCATAGTATGTGTGACAAATCCAGCATGAGCAGCAGAAGCAACTCACTGGAACTATGCTTCTCGGAGGCGGGTTCTCCACTTAGCTCGGGGCCAACAACACCAGGTCTTGAGGCTATCGATCCTCGAATCATCGAGCCTTTTGAATTCAACAAGGAGGATGCACGCCAATCTTGTGATCAAGCTGCTGTTCAGCTGAATTCACTCAATCTCCCACCAGAAGAGGGCGAAATCACAAAAATGTCTGTCAGTGGCATAGAACAGCCGCAACTTCCCACCCCAAGCTTTGCCAGTCAGCCTCCTGGACACTGTGCTGTCAATGAAGCGAACGAGGAGAGGAAAGTCTTGCAAGATTGTCTCACCTCTATGTCTGCCTGCGACCAAACTGTTAGCGCGGAACATCAGTGTGAGAGTCATTTAAAAACACAGGAAAGGAAGAAGGCGGCGATGAAAATCTATCTTGTGTTGATCAAACCCCTGTCAGCAGCCCTCACGGACCCCTCACTAGAGCCAAGGCAAGAACCCAACCGCCTCAGCAGCATCCAGATAATTTGA
- a CDS encoding Manganese ion homeostasis (Fr), putative — translation MTFVFSRSTGASSIPSFNQNQSSRSQNIISRAWDSIPQAAKQCLPRSFSWGFDINREREGFKTTAVKILKRIFTIPSAIILLWMFSIRWGERTVFQDSINQCLWDSWEDWPQGATPHHIAFIADPQLVDPHTYPGRPWPVSTLTVKYTDQYMRRSFSLIQDHLEPDSVLFLGDLFDGGREWATATSSSPEPRWKKYKDSFWKKEFGRFVKVFLDPWEKSVKPLVDGRGRRMIASLPGNHDLGFGNGIQQPVRDRFESFFGNPNRVDVIGNHTFVSVDTPSLSAVDQPDPLTGSSSTASDENRPMRPIWKDADDFLDKMAIHKAKAETDELRMLQNQTEGHHTFDYRIVDAVEPVIHQKPQPTGLGFPTIILTHVPLYRKPATPCGPLRERFPPASLDEELAEDEPNSLRIAGGYQYQNVLTQIVSTELVSKAGPNVIQVYSGDDHDYCEVSHREFNGSPNEITVKSFSWAMGVRHPGFVLTSLWNPIDPKTGKAIQDGSPPTIQNHLCILPDQLGIFLYYVTILGLTISILLLRSIYRVLYTPEPSPSGALLPLTERRSLPHHHYHTSGASSSTLLPVGGLASRNGIAASTRYPGIKSPQDSYRGPDEEFGAVASKEKATWRPASATRSRSTVSLIARDLYLSIKFVAQVVLTVYFIVIWRW, via the exons ATGACATTCGTCTTTTCACGTAGCACGGGCGCTTCTTCCATTCCCTCCTTCAACCAAAATCAGTCGTCGAGATCGCAAAACATCATCAGTCGTGCGTGGGACTCCATTCCTCAAGCAGCAAAACAATGCCTTCCCCGGAGTTTTAGCTGGGGATTTGACATAAATCGGGAGAGGGAGGGGTTTAAGACAACGGCAGTCAAGATTCTTAAACGTATCTTCACGATACCCAGTGCCATCATTTTGCTATGGATGTTCTCAATTCGGTGGGGTGAACGGACGGTGTTTCAAGACAGCATCAACCAATGCCTCTGGGATAGCTGGGAGGACTGG CCTCAAGGTGCCACACCACACCACATTGCCTTTATTGCCGACCCCCAACTTGTTGACCCCCATACCTACCCCGGTCGACCATGGCCTGTGTCGACTTTGACGGTCAAATATACCGACCAATACATGCGACGGTCATTTTCTTTGATACAAGACCATCTCGAACCGGACTCAGTGCTGTTTCTTGGCGACCTTTTCGATGGTGGCAGAGAATGGGCCACGGCTACAAGTAGCAGCCCCGAACCACGGTGGAAGAAGTACAAAGACTCTTTTTGGAAGAAGGAATTTGGGCGATTCGTCAAAGTCTTCTTGGACCCATGGGAGAAATCTGTGAAACCCCTTGTCGATGGACGAGGGCGCCGGATGATTGCTAGTCTACCCGGCAATCATGATCTTGGGTTCGGTAACGGCATCCAGCAACCCGTCCGTGATCGCTTCGAGTCCTTTTTTGGAAATCCAAACCGTGTGGATGTCATTGGGAATCATACTTTCGTTTCAGTGGACACCCCATCGCTCAGCGCAGTGGACCAGCCTGATCCATTGACGGGTAGCTCTTCGACAGCCAGCGATGAAAACCGTCCCATGCGCCCGATCTGGAAAGACGCAGATGACTTCCTGGATAAGATGGCTATCCACAAGGCGAAGGCGGAAACGGACGAGCTGCGAATGCTACAAAACCAGACTGAAGGACATCATACATTCGATTATCGCATTGTCGACGCTGTCGAGCCCGTCATTCATCAAAAGCCTCAGCCCACAGGCCTTGGCTTTCCTACTATTATTCTTACACACGTCCCTCTCTACCGGAAGCCAGCTACCCCCTGTGGCCCCCTCCGCGAACGCTTCCCGCCTGCCTCATTAGACGAGGAACTGGCGGAGGATGAACCCAACTCTCTGAGAATCGCTGGAGGCTATCAGTACCAGAATGTCCTAACGCAAATCGTTTCCACCGAATTGGTTTCCAAAGCAGGACCCAACGTCATCCAGGTGTATTCCGGCGACGACCATGACTACTGTGAAGTATCCCATCGGGAATTCAACGGCTCGCCCAACGAAATCACAGTCAAAAGCTTTTCTTGGGCGATGGGAGTCCGTCACCCAGGCTTCGTCCTCACCAGTCTGTGGAATCCAATCGACCCCAAGACAGGCAAAGCCATTCAGGACGGATCACCACCCACTATACAAAACCACCTCTGTATCCTCCCAGACCAGCTAGGAATCTTTCTCTACTATGTCACCATCCTGGGCCTTaccatctccattctcctCCTCCGTTCCATCTACCGCGTCCTCTACACCCCAGAGCCATCCCCGTCCGGCGCCCTTCTCCCTCTTACCGAGCGTCGCTCTCTCCCACACCACCATTACCACACCTCCGGTGCGTCTAGCTCTACTCTCTTACCGGTGGGTGGGTTAGCTAGCCGCAATGGCATAGCAGCCTCGACCCGCTATCCCGGCATTAAATCCCCGCAAGATTCTTATCGGGGTCCGGACGAAGAGTTCGGAGCCGTTGCCTCAAAGGAAAAGGCTACATGGCGCCCCGCCTCGGCTACCCGCTCCCGATCGACGGTGTCGCTCATCGCTCGGGATCTGTACCTTTCCATCAAGTTTGTGGCACAAGTGGTGCTGACAGTGTATTTTATTGTGATCTGGCGCTGGTAG
- a CDS encoding Zinc/cadmium resistance protein — protein sequence MGLSKTNRILILLVIDTAFFLLELITGYAVHSLALVADSFHMLNDVLSLCVGLWAVKVANRETTSNTYTYGWQRAETLGALVNGVFLVALCMSIFLEATQRLYEPQEVQNPRFVCIVGCFGLASNIIGLALFHDHSHGPGGHGHDHGHDNEGHDHDNDIEAGDHDHDHGHTPIADESENTPGATAGFGGPASLPSNSLTYSTTEQSRKRRDTQSRGSRRYSTSGFVSPDDIPVLPERLRQGIIAASQYHNEQSSDSENGNDEDEMPSERSGLLSHRDRTTNYTDGEGAPVKVHDHRDEDVHKSHNHAQPKPKDQKKGHNHDLNMRGVFLHVMGDALGNIGVIVSALVIWLTDYEWRYYVDPGISLVITLIILASAIPLCKAASRILLQAVPPGMSIEHIKEDIEGLPGVISSHHLHVWQLSDTKIVASIHLQVGTEIKGEGSERYMRLARQVRRCLHAYGIQSSTIQPEFAPESDAEDNGHASSSRDADDHVPSRAASVREGDPQACLLE from the exons ATGGGGCTATCCAAAACGAATAGGATATTGATCCTGCTGGTCATCGACACAGCATTTTTCTTGCTTGAATTAATCACTG GATATGCCGTTCACTCCCTCGCTCTTGTTGCCGACTCCTTCCATATG CTTAATGATGTATTGTCATTATGTGTCGGATTATGGGCGGTCAAGGTTGCAAATCGAGAGACTACCTCCAATACCTATACCTACGGC TGGCAACGAGCGGAGACACTTGGTGCCTTGGTTAATGGCGTATTCTTAGTCGCTCTGTGCATGTCGATTTTCCTGGAGGCAACTCAGCGACTGTATGAACCCCAGGAAGTGCAGAATCCTCGATTTGTTTGCATTGTTGGCTGCTTCGGCCTAGCTTCTAATATCATTGGATTGGCCCTTTTCCACGACCACTCCCATGGGCCCGGCGGCCACGGGCACGATCACGGGCACGATAACGAGGGACACGACCATGATAATGACATCGAGGCTGGTGATCATGACCACGACCACGGCCATACACCGATCGCTGATGAGAGTGAGAACACCCCAGGGGCTACTGCTGGTTTTGGCGGACCTGCAAGCTTGCCCTCAAACTCCCTCACCTATTCTACGACGGAACAATCCCGAAAACGGCGCGACACCCAGTCCCGTGGCTCCAGAAGATACAGCACCTCGGGATTCGTGAGCCCTGACGATATTCCCGTGCTTCCAGAGAGACTGAGGCAAGGGATTATCGCGGCCAGCCAATATCACAATGAACAATCATCGGATTCGGAAAATGGcaatgatgaggatgagatgcCATCGGAGCGCTCAGGTCTTCTAAGTCACCGCGATCGCACCACGAACTACACCGATGGGGAGGGAGCCCCGGTCAAGGTCCACGACCACCGCGATGAAGATGTCCACAAATCTCACAACCATGCTCAGCCCAAGCCAAAGGACCAAAAGAAGGGTCACAATCACGACCTCAATATGCGTGGTGTCTTCCTTCATGTCATGGGAGACGCTCTCGGAAACATTGGTGTGATCGTTTCCGCGCTTGTTATATGGCTAACAGATTACGAATGGCGGTATTACGTCGACCCGGGTATTTCCCTTGTTATCACCCTTATCATTCTTGCATCCGCTATTCCGTTGTGCAAAGCCGCTTCGCGTATCCTTCTTCAGGCCGTGCCCCCCGGTATGAGCATTGAACACATTAAGGAGGACATTGAGGGCCTTCCTGGTGTGATCAGTTCACACCACTTGCACGTTTGGCAACTTAGCGACACCAAGATTGTGGCTTCAATTCATCTCCAAGTGGGTACTGAGATCAAGGGCGAAGGCTCGGAGAGGTACATGCGTCTGGCTAGACAGGTGAGACGCTGTCTCCATGCCTACGGTATTCAATCTTCCACTATTCAACCTGAGTTTGCACCGGAAAGTGATGCGGAAGACAACGGACACGCATCATCCTCTCGGGATGCTGATGACCACGTTCCTAGTCGTGCTGCCAGTGTTCGGGAGGGCGACCCCCAAGCGTGCCTTCTGGAGTGA
- a CDS encoding Protein kinase-like domain, translating into MANNSPTDYKKLFLQEEERRKQAEERRKQAEERRKQAEEREKQAEERRKQAEERRKQAEEREKQAEEIRNQEEERWKQEEERRKQAEERWKQAEERDRQTTFAELLRFCHSLLAPPLRVETLSRSTTGNIPLPTGKFCPTRLALWTDCSSRQQKIYSSVCNYLQPTEEAPARLFTPLNALEYYARRFGLRPISKLCKIDAARDEFGLGDGIRFDHHTNFFNPQGGSEANANQPSGIHNPRPDQSCIHRVNGNTDTLLTTGNGSMEMHERLVYSAIVQQYHVMIQEGLEYSYVTNGVARILLRVPYDDPSTLYYFFCDPNSEQSLQEPNTSIARVLCLYLMAFHSPVRDQEWRNTVRSRLHLWTTSFDHARSQIPKEVLQQIAPHSDSTNSEYVSPESSSDYQPSSPPLESPTAGRLMPARSQASCAPSDVRHRTQSPDSSGSDSNQATGRKRSFSQTGGILDDSCPNMKLHRRGQDVMKHSITSEDLVGLLKAQLDENIDRCTPLGNCGAYGAPFKLICDKYGYVVVGKGTTSGHWKEVSREAQVYQVLRKAQASAVPVFLGTIDLKKIYFLHGAGEIRHMLVMGWGGESTATMELTPGLLKHINKSNKEIEALGIFHEDFRRDNILWNEELRRALIIDFHRSTLKCRPAPKRSRAKTRFLRTESGDVKR; encoded by the exons ATGGCCAATAACAGCCCCACCGATTATAAGAAACTCTTTttgcaggaagaagagagacggaagcaggctgaagagagacggaagcaggctgaagagagacggaagcaggctgaagagcgagagaagcaggctgaagagagacggaagcaggctgaagagagacggaagcaggctgaagagcgagagaagcaggctgaagagataCGGaatcaggaagaagagagatggaagcaggaagaagagagacggaagcaggctgaagagagatggaagcaggctgaagagcgtGATCGACAAACGACATTTGCAGAACTCCTACGCTTCTGCCATAGCTTACTTGCCCCACCATTGAGAGTCGAAACACTATCTCGCTCGACTACAGGGAACATACCTCTTCCCACCGGAAAATTCTGTCCGacacgactagcactatgGACCGATTGTTCATCTCGACAGCAAAAGATATATAGCTCTGTGTGTAACTACCTCCAGCCAACCGAGGAAGCCCCAGCACGATTGTTTACCCCCTTGAATGCGCTTGAGTATTATGCTAGACGATTCGGTCTCCGCCCAATTAGTA AGCTATGCAAAATCGACGCTGCCCGAGACGAGTTCGGACTTGGAGACGGAATTCGGTTCGACCATCACACCAACTTTTTCAATCCACAAGGCGGTAGCGAAGCAAATGCAAACCAACCATCAGGCATACACAACCCCCGACCTGATCAGTCCTGTATCCACCGAGTCAACGGCAACACTGACACCCTCCTCACTACG GGAAATGGATCTATGGAAATGCATG AGCGGCTCGTCTACTCCGCCATTGTCCAGCAATACCAcgtgatgatccaggaggGACTCGAGTACTCTTATGTAACGAATGGGGTCGCTCGTATCCTTCTCCGCGTTCCATACGACGATCCTAGCACATTGTACTACTTTTTCTGTGATCCTAACAGCGAACAGAGTCTCCAAGAGCCGAATACGTCTATCGCTAGGGTTCTGTGTCTGTATTTGATGGCGTTCCATTCCCCTGTTCGTGACCAGGAATGGAGAAACACTGTACGGTCGCGGCTCCATTTGTGGACAACGAGCTTCGACCACGCTCGTTCTCAGATTCCCAAGGAAGTCTTGCAGCAAATCGCTCCGCACTCCGACAGTACCAACTCAGAGTATGTGAGTCCAGAATCGAGTTCGGACTACCAACCATCGTCGCCTCCACTGGAATCTCCGACAGCGGGTCGCCTTATGCCCGCGAGGTCTCAAGCCAGCTGTGCGCCCTCGGATGTGCGCCACCGGACGCAGTCGCCAGACTCGTCAGGCTCCGACTCGAATCAAGCGACGGGACGTAAACGAAGCTTCAGCCAG ACTGGAGGTATCCTAGACGACAGTTGCCCAAACATGAAGCTCCATCGTCGGGGCCAAGATGTCATGAAACATTCCATCACCTCGGAGGATTTAGTGGGGTTACTCAAAGCACAACTGGATGAAAACATTGATCGATGTACGCCCCTTGGAAATTGCGGGGCATACGGCGCGCCATTTAAACTCATTTGTGATAAATATGGCTATGTTGTCGTTGGGAAAGGGACCACGTCGGGTCATTGGAAAGAAGTCTCCCGCGAGGCGCAGGTATATCAAGTCCTGCGGAAGGCTCAAGCATCCGCTGTGCCTGTTTTCCTTGGTACAATCGACTTGAAAAAAATTTATTTTCTTCATGGGGCTGGAGAGATTCGTCACATGCTCGTTATGGGCTGGGGGGGCGAAAGCACAGCAACGATGGAGCTGACGCCGGGGCTTCTCAAACATATTAACAAATCGAATAAGGAAATCGAAGCTTTAGGAATCTTCCACGAAGATTTTCGGCGCGACAATATCCTTTGGAATGAAGAGCTCAGGCGGGCATTGATTATCGACTTTCATCGCTCTACATTGAAATGTCGGCCAGCTCCAAAGCGATCACGAGCAAAGACACGATTTTTGCGAACAGAGTCAGGCGATGTAAAGCGTTAA
- a CDS encoding Ab-hydrolase associated lipase, putative translates to MSVTTIPLERLTFSARAETSQAAAMRDVQFDRIQLETEGNGATVVGDSKDVSAMSFAGTSSFRDNQPSSGLHFLTAEHPLFPQMPSYGPLSALRMVRYYMFIVASFTLSLCFLTVIFVGALVHAARIAFSEARLRWSGHNPNTRRSFYTEEQARRKARANADRRWTLRQQKRDMDEEQGLEECQECPSLEGGKDPVVGDVAYYARRVGLDVETFRVQTEDGFIITLWHVYNPREYEALSPEERRERGPEVFTKPRTRITSRPHSNRRYPVLLVHGLLQSAGAFCANDEDSLAFYLCKCGYDVWLGNNRCGSHPEHTTLSTDDPRMWSWDVRHLGTLDLAALTSRVLYETGFEKLGLVCHSQGTTQTFVALAKEHRPELSEYISVFCALAPAAYAGPLVSRPYFRFMSRISPTIFRVIFGIHSFIPFMMTARRLLPSRIYGTLAYWVFSFLFDWSDTRWERDLRHRMFQFAPVYVSAESMRWWLGSDSFAKHKCILSTDEELFQGTNASPHLRDPVSDHGDNPGDACLGTPAPSPWYGPRTPPFALWIGGADDLVDGRRLLNRLQSGREPHVSLVHSKIIEEYEHLDVLWAMDAIDQVGREVSQVIWTTVPDDARQICRVPRGLNPDMMEMG, encoded by the coding sequence ATGTCGGTCACAACAATTCCGCTCGAACGCCTCACATTTTCCGCACGAGCGGAAACGAGTCAGGCCGCAGCCATGCGAGACGTTCAATTCGACAGGATACAACTCGAGACGGAAGGGAACGGGGCGACGGTGGTTGGAGATAGCAAGGATGTGTCGGCCATGAGCTTCGCCGGGACATCATCGTTTAGAGACAATCAACCTTCGTCCGGCCTTCATTTCCTGACCGCAGAACACCCCCTTTTCCCACAAATGCCATCGTATGGCCCCCTATCTGCCTTGCGCATGGTTCGATACTATATGTTCATCGTCGCCTCTTTCACCCTGTCGCTATGCTTTTTGACGGTCATATTTGTTGGGGCCCTGGTCCACGCAGCCAGAATCGCATTTTCAGAAGCTCGTCTGCGATGGAGCGGTCACAACCCAAACACGAGGAGGTCGTTCTACACCGAGGAACAGGCGCGCAGGAAGGCGCGGGCTAATGCCGATCGAAGATGGACTCTACGTCAGCAGAAGAGGGATATGGACGAGGAACAGGGACTCGAAGAATGTCAAGAATGCCCGTCGTTGGAAGGAGGCAAGGACCCTGTGGTTGGCGACGTCGCATACTATGCTCGCCGAGTTGGTCTCGATGTGGAAACATTTCGTGTCCAGACTGAGGACGGGTTTATCATCACACTATGGCATGTGTACAATCCACGGGAGTATGAGGCGCTATCACCAGAAGAGCGGCGTGAGCGTGGACCCGAAGTTTTCACTAAACCGAGAACTCGGATCACATCTCGTCCACACTCTAACCGTCGGTATCCTGTTCTCCTGGTCCACGGATTGCTGCAAAGTGCTGGTGCTTTCTGTGCCAATGACGAGGATAGTCTGGCATTTTACCTCTGCAAGTGCGGTTATGACGTTTGGTTAGGGAATAACCGTTGCGGGTCCCATCCAGAGCATACAACTCTATCTACCGACGATCCGCGTATGTGGTCTTGGGACGTGCGACATCTCGGGACCTTGGACCTTGCAGCGCTCACTTCGCGTGTTCTCTACGAGACTGGGTTCGAGAAGCTGGGCCTTGTTTGTCACTCCCAGGGAACCACGCAGACCTTTGTTGCTCTAGCCAAGGAACATCGTCCTGAGTTGAGTGAATACATTTCGGTTTTCTGCGCGCTTGCGCCGGCTGCATATGCCGGTCCTCTTGTGAGCAGACCGTATTTCCGATTCATGAGCCGTATCTCTCCAACGATATTTCGAGTTATTTTCGGGATCCATTCTTTCATTCCGTTCATGATGACCGCTCGACGTTTACTCCCGTCTAGGATTTATGGAACCCTAGCATACTGGGTGTTCTCCTTTTTGTTTGACTGGTCAGACACGCGCTGGGAGCGTGATCTGCGCCATAGAATGTTTCAATTTGCTCCTGTTTATGTTAGCGCCGAGTCGATGCGCTGGTGGCTGGGAAGCGACAGTTTCGCGAAACATAAATGCATTCTATCTACAGATGAGGAGCTCTTCCAAGGGACGAACGCAAGCCCGCATTTACGAGACCCCGTTTCTGATCATGGGGACAATCCCGGAGACGCATGCTTGGGAACCCCGGCCCCGAGCCCTTGGTATGGCCCAAGAACACCGCCGTTTGCTCTCTGGATTGGAGGCGCTGACGATCTTGTTGATGGTCGCCGGCTTCTGAATCGCCTCCAAAGCGGCCGGGAGCCCCATGTGAGTCTCGTTCATTCGAAAATCATAGAAGAATATGAGCATCTCGATGTACTTTGGGCGATGGACGCGATCGACCAGGTTGGCAGGGAAGTCAGCCAGGTCATTTGGACAACTGTCCCTGATGATGCACGTCAGATATGTCGCGTCCCGCGAGGTTTGAATCCAGACATGATGGAAATGGGTTAG
- a CDS encoding Glycoside hydrolase, catalytic core, with protein sequence MPRTPLRHSKINFNVAPDWINSHRVVATWSASVITSAKHFPGLGAACASEITDLQPVNIHLTIKKLCKVDMTLLTKTVAAGVDMAMASRAVYSNLDPTYPGLIKAIVQNELRGRLGFTGVTINDAMEEGVLGAFGGQATRRLLAA encoded by the exons ATGCCGCGAACACCCTTGAGACATTCAAAAATCAACTTCAATGTCGCGCCTGACTGGAT CAACTCACACCGCGTCGTTGCCACATGGTCGGCCAGTGTTATTACATCTGCTAAGCACTTCCCTGGCCTTGGTGCAGCATGTGCAAGCGAGATTACCGATCTGCAGCCCGTAAATATTCACTTAACCATCAAAAAGCTGTGCAAGGTGGATATGACGCTGTTAACTAAGACCGTCGCAGCAGGTGTGGACATGGCCATGGCTTCGAGGGCTGTCTATTCTAATTTGGACCCGACTTACCCCGGGCTAATTAAGGCCATTGTCCAAAATGAGTTGCGGGGTAGACTTGGCTTCACAGGTGTCACTATAAATGATGCCATGGAGGAAGGTGTGCTAGGGGCGTTCGGCGGCCAGGCTACTCGTCGATTGTTGGCTGCATAG